The Trichosurus vulpecula isolate mTriVul1 chromosome 3, mTriVul1.pri, whole genome shotgun sequence genome includes a window with the following:
- the SFTPC gene encoding pulmonary surfactant-associated protein C isoform X2 codes for MDVGTKEALMERALPPPDYSVTPQGQFKLPCKRLLIIVVVVVLVVVVVLGALLMGLHMSQKHTEMVLEMSIGGPDAQKRLALSRQEGTVSTFSVGSSGTVVYDYYRLLIAYKPALGATCYITQMTPEDIPSLDVITRKFQSHLAKPSLPAAKQDQEEDSHASSESQVDPAFLGTTMNVLCGEVPLYYI; via the exons ATGGATGTGGGCACCAAAGAGGCTCTGATGGAGAGAGCCCTGCCACCACCG GACTACTCTGTCACCCCTCAAGGCCAGTTTAAACTACCCTGCAAGCGGCTGCTCATCATCGTGGTGGTCGTGGttttggtggtggttgtggtgctAGGGGCCCTGCTCATGGGGCTGCATATGAGTCAGAAGCACACAGAGATG GTCCTGGAGATGAGCATTGGGGGGCCAGATGCCCAAAAGCGCCTGGCCCTCAGCAGGCAAGAGGGAACTGTCTCTACCTTCTCCGTTGGCTCCTCTGGCACTGTGGTGTATGATTACTATCGG CTCTTAATTGCGTATAAGCCTGCCCTGGGTGCCACCTGTTATATCACTCAAATGACTCCAGAGGATATCCCCAGCCTAGATGTCATCACCCGAAAATTTCAGAGTCACCTG GCTAAACCCTCTTTGCCCGCTGCTAAACAGGATCAGGAGGAGGACTCTCATGCCAGCTCAGAGTCCCAGGTGGACCCAGCCTTCCTGGGCACTACTATGAATGTCCTTTGTGGCGAGGTTCCTCTGTACTACATTTAG
- the SFTPC gene encoding pulmonary surfactant-associated protein C isoform X3, with the protein MDVGTKEALMERALPPPVLEMSIGGPDAQKRLALSRQEGTVSTFSVGSSGTVVYDYYRLLIAYKPALGATCYITQMTPEDIPSLDVITRKFQSHLVSGAKPSLPAAKQDQEEDSHASSESQVDPAFLGTTMNVLCGEVPLYYI; encoded by the exons ATGGATGTGGGCACCAAAGAGGCTCTGATGGAGAGAGCCCTGCCACCACCG GTCCTGGAGATGAGCATTGGGGGGCCAGATGCCCAAAAGCGCCTGGCCCTCAGCAGGCAAGAGGGAACTGTCTCTACCTTCTCCGTTGGCTCCTCTGGCACTGTGGTGTATGATTACTATCGG CTCTTAATTGCGTATAAGCCTGCCCTGGGTGCCACCTGTTATATCACTCAAATGACTCCAGAGGATATCCCCAGCCTAGATGTCATCACCCGAAAATTTCAGAGTCACCTGGTGAGTGGT GCTAAACCCTCTTTGCCCGCTGCTAAACAGGATCAGGAGGAGGACTCTCATGCCAGCTCAGAGTCCCAGGTGGACCCAGCCTTCCTGGGCACTACTATGAATGTCCTTTGTGGCGAGGTTCCTCTGTACTACATTTAG
- the SFTPC gene encoding pulmonary surfactant-associated protein C isoform X1, giving the protein MDVGTKEALMERALPPPDYSVTPQGQFKLPCKRLLIIVVVVVLVVVVVLGALLMGLHMSQKHTEMVLEMSIGGPDAQKRLALSRQEGTVSTFSVGSSGTVVYDYYRLLIAYKPALGATCYITQMTPEDIPSLDVITRKFQSHLVSGAKPSLPAAKQDQEEDSHASSESQVDPAFLGTTMNVLCGEVPLYYI; this is encoded by the exons ATGGATGTGGGCACCAAAGAGGCTCTGATGGAGAGAGCCCTGCCACCACCG GACTACTCTGTCACCCCTCAAGGCCAGTTTAAACTACCCTGCAAGCGGCTGCTCATCATCGTGGTGGTCGTGGttttggtggtggttgtggtgctAGGGGCCCTGCTCATGGGGCTGCATATGAGTCAGAAGCACACAGAGATG GTCCTGGAGATGAGCATTGGGGGGCCAGATGCCCAAAAGCGCCTGGCCCTCAGCAGGCAAGAGGGAACTGTCTCTACCTTCTCCGTTGGCTCCTCTGGCACTGTGGTGTATGATTACTATCGG CTCTTAATTGCGTATAAGCCTGCCCTGGGTGCCACCTGTTATATCACTCAAATGACTCCAGAGGATATCCCCAGCCTAGATGTCATCACCCGAAAATTTCAGAGTCACCTGGTGAGTGGT GCTAAACCCTCTTTGCCCGCTGCTAAACAGGATCAGGAGGAGGACTCTCATGCCAGCTCAGAGTCCCAGGTGGACCCAGCCTTCCTGGGCACTACTATGAATGTCCTTTGTGGCGAGGTTCCTCTGTACTACATTTAG
- the LGI3 gene encoding leucine-rich repeat LGI family member 3, with the protein MLRLWALPQGSGHRLLGLSLLGFCLVLLGNAKRPPKTPPCPPSCSCTRDTAFCVDSKAVPKNLPTEVISLTLVNAAFSEIQDGAFSHLPLLQFLLLNSNKFTLIGDNAFMGLSHLQYLFIENNDIWALSRFTFRGLKSLTHLSLANNNLQTLPRDVFRPLDILSDLDLRGNSLNCDCKVKWLVEWLANTNTTVAPIYCSSPPRFQEHKVQDLPLREFDCITTDFVLYQTLPFPAVSAEPFLYASDLYLALAQPSASACNILKWDYVERQLRDFDRIPAPSAVHCKPLVVDGQLYMVAAQLFGGSYIYHWDPNTTRFNKLQDIDPERVRKPNDLEAFRIEGDWFFAIADSSKAGATSLYRWHQNGFYSHQALHAWHRDTDLEFVDGEGKPRLIVSSSSQAPVIYQWSRTQKQFVAQGEVSQVPDAQAVKHFRAGRDSYLCLSRYIGDSKILRWEGTRFSEVQALPSRGSLALQPFLVGERRYLALGSDFSFTQIYQWDEGRQKFVRFQELAVQAPRAFCYMPAGDAQLLLAPSFKGQTLVYRHVVVDLSA; encoded by the exons ATGTTGAGACTGTGGGCATTGCCGCAGGGATCTGGGCATCGGCTTCTGGGGCTGTCCTTGCTGGGATTCTGTCTAGTCTTACTGGGGAATGCCAAGAGGCCCCCCAAGACTCCCCCATGCCCACCCAGCTGTTCCTGTACCCGGGACACTGCCTTCTGCGTTGACTCCAAGGCTGTGCCTAAGAACCTTCCCACTGAAGTCATCTCCCT GACGCTGGTGAATGCAGCCTTCTCAGAGATCCAGGATGGAGCTTTCTCTCATCTGCCACTCCTTCAGTTCTT GTTACTCAATTCCAACAAGTTCACCCTGATCGGAGACAATGCTTTCATGGGACTATCCCATCTGCAGTACCT CTTCATCGAGAACAATGACATCTGGGCACTGTCTAGGTTCACCTTCCGGGGACTCAAGTCTTTGACACACCT CTCATTGGCCAATAATAATCTTCAGACTCTGCCTAGAGATGTCTTCCGACCCTTGGACATCTTGAGTGACTT GGACCTTCGGGGCAACTCACTGAACTGTGACTGCAAAGTGAAGTGGTTGGTGGAGTGGCTGGCGAACACCAATACTACTGTGGCTCCCATCTACTGCTCTAGCCCTCCCAGATTCCAGGAGCACAAGGTGCAGGACCTCCCACTCAGAGAGTTCGACTGTATCACCACTG ACTTTGTGCTGTACCAGACTCTGCCCTTCCCCGCGGTGTCGGCTGAACCCTTTCTTTATGCCAGCGATCTCTACTTAGCCCTGGCCCAGCCCAGTGCCAGTGCCTGTAACATCCTGAAGTGGGACTATGTGGAGCGGCAGCTTCGTGACTTTGAccgaattccag CTCCTTCAGCGGTACACTGCAAACCACTGGTGGTGGATGGCCAGCTGTACATGGTGGCAGCCCAGCTCTTTGGCGGCTCCTACATTTACCACTGGGATCCGAACACCACTCGTTTCAACAAGCTTCAGGATATTGACCCGGAGCGTGTTCGGAAGCCCAATGATCTAGAGGCCTTCCGCATTGAAGGCGACTGGTTCTTTGCCATAGCTGACAGCTCGAAGGCAGGAGCCACTAGCCTCTACCGATGGCACCAGAACGGCTTTTACTCCCACCAAGCCCTGCACGCCTGGCACCGGGACACCGACCTGGAGTTTGTGGATGGCGAGGGCAAGCCTCGGTTAATTGTTTCCAGCAGCTCCCAGGCTCCCGTCATCTAccagtggagcagaacccagaagCAATTTGTGGCACAAGGCGAGGTGTCCCAGGTCCCTGATGCCCAAGCAGTCAAACACTTCCGTGCCGGCCGAGACAGCTATCTCTGCCTCAGCCGGTACATCGGCGACTCTAAGATCCTGCGCTGGGAAGGCACCCGGTTCTCTGAGGTGCAGGCACTGCCGTCTCGAGGTTCCCTGGCACTGCAGCCCTTCCTCGTGGGTGAACGGCGTTACCTGGCCCTGGGCAGCGACTTCTCCTTCACCCAGATCTATCAGTGGGACGAAGGTCGGCAGAAGTTTGTCCGTTTCCAGGAGCTGGCAGTACAGGCCCCTCGGGCCTTCTGTTACATGCCAGCTGGTGATGCCCAGCTGCTGTTGGCACCTAGTTTCAAGGGGCAGACCCTGGTGTACCGCCATGTTGTGGTAGATCTTAGTGCCTAG